A part of Eubacterium sp. AB3007 genomic DNA contains:
- a CDS encoding alpha-amylase family glycosyl hydrolase, whose protein sequence is MAVNTNAKLQNALIYSIYVRNHTEEGTFLSIIPDLDRIKALGTDIIWFLPIHPIGIEGKKGSLGCPYANRDYRTVNPEYGSLEDFVMLVNEIHARGMLCMIDVVYNHTSPDSTLRRNHPDWFYLDAEGNFGNKIGDWDDVIDLDYDKLGLWTYQIETLTMWAKLVDGFRCDVASMIPMDFWRKARAAVERVHPNFIWLAETVHSPLAAEARALGYVSNTDYEMYDAFDMEYDYDIRLDFDAYRDGKTPLSTYLNMLNYQEAQMPPGYNKMRCLENHDQPRIASIIRNREALENYTAFLFFLKGTTLIYAGQEAADRNQPSLFDVDPVNWDNGCDLSPLMTRLATVHKYILDPDDSFRAESKDDHDIAICHRENRRAYKLGIFSLKGESTLLKVDLPDGTYRNEINGQPVMVVNHVIALTGEPVIIRVEK, encoded by the coding sequence ATGGCAGTAAATACCAATGCAAAGCTTCAGAACGCGCTCATATATTCGATCTACGTCAGAAACCACACAGAGGAAGGCACCTTCCTGTCCATCATCCCGGACCTTGACCGCATCAAGGCCCTGGGTACGGACATCATCTGGTTCCTGCCCATCCACCCCATCGGCATCGAGGGCAAGAAAGGCTCTCTGGGATGTCCCTACGCCAACCGGGACTACCGCACCGTCAATCCAGAGTACGGCAGCCTGGAAGACTTTGTGATGCTGGTGAACGAGATCCACGCTCGAGGCATGCTTTGTATGATCGACGTGGTCTACAACCACACCTCTCCGGATTCCACCTTGCGCCGGAACCACCCGGACTGGTTCTATCTGGACGCAGAGGGAAACTTCGGCAACAAAATCGGGGACTGGGATGACGTCATCGATCTGGACTATGACAAGCTGGGGCTGTGGACCTACCAGATCGAAACCCTGACCATGTGGGCCAAGCTGGTGGATGGATTCCGTTGCGACGTGGCCTCCATGATCCCCATGGATTTCTGGCGCAAAGCACGGGCCGCCGTGGAACGCGTCCATCCCAACTTCATCTGGTTGGCGGAGACCGTGCACTCTCCTCTGGCCGCTGAGGCAAGGGCGCTGGGCTACGTCAGCAACACCGACTACGAGATGTACGACGCCTTCGACATGGAATACGATTACGACATCCGTCTGGATTTCGATGCCTACCGGGATGGCAAGACACCTTTGTCCACCTACCTGAACATGCTGAACTATCAGGAGGCACAGATGCCGCCGGGCTACAACAAGATGCGCTGCCTGGAGAACCACGACCAGCCCCGCATCGCCAGCATCATCCGCAACCGCGAGGCCCTGGAGAACTACACCGCCTTTCTCTTCTTCCTGAAAGGCACCACCCTGATCTACGCCGGGCAGGAGGCGGCGGACCGCAATCAGCCCAGCCTCTTCGACGTGGATCCGGTGAACTGGGATAACGGCTGCGACCTCTCCCCGCTGATGACCCGCCTGGCCACCGTACACAAGTACATCCTGGATCCGGACGACAGTTTCCGTGCCGAATCCAAGGACGACCATGACATCGCCATCTGCCACCGGGAGAACCGCCGCGCCTACAAGCTGGGCATCTTCAGCCTGAAGGGCGAGTCCACCCTCCTGAAGGTAGACCTCCCCGACGGCACCTACCGAAACGAGATCAACGGCCAGCCCGTGATGGTGGTCAACCACGTCATCGCCCTCACCGGCGAGCCCGTGATCATCCGCGTAGAGAAGTAA
- a CDS encoding sodium:alanine symporter family protein, which translates to MTGLESAVQFVNGLLWDYLLLFVLVGTGVWFTIRLKFIQIRGFGEGFRRTFGGLFHRGGEAGNDGMSSFQALATSIAAQVGTGNLAGAATAIAVGGPGAIFWMWVSAFFGMATIFAEATMAQKFKKVLPDGRVTGGPVYYIMGAFRGTFGKVLATMFAIFVIFALGFMGTAVQSNSIASAFHNAFGIPSIVLGVLMAVLSLIVFLGGVKRIAKVAETVVPIMAAFYILGALIVIIANFQYIPYVFKEIVVGAFSPQSASGGVAGATVQIAMKKGVARGLFSNEAGMGSTPHAHAVAKVKHPAEQGYVAMMGVFIDTFIILNLTAFVIIITKSITPDGSLQGIALTQEAFSSLYGVFGHVFIAICMFFFAFSTIVGWYFFGEANVIFIFGENATKVYAALVCVCVALGSLADVQLIWDMADCFNGLMVLPNLMGLLFLSGTVLKVAAEYPPGQHPDRLK; encoded by the coding sequence ATGACAGGACTAGAGAGTGCAGTCCAGTTTGTGAATGGATTGTTATGGGACTATTTGTTATTGTTCGTGCTCGTAGGAACCGGGGTATGGTTTACGATCCGGCTGAAGTTCATTCAGATCCGAGGATTTGGAGAAGGCTTCCGACGTACCTTTGGAGGGTTGTTCCATCGCGGCGGTGAGGCCGGAAATGACGGAATGTCTTCCTTCCAGGCGTTGGCGACTTCCATTGCAGCGCAGGTCGGAACGGGAAATCTGGCTGGTGCCGCCACGGCCATCGCGGTCGGAGGACCAGGAGCCATCTTCTGGATGTGGGTCAGTGCTTTCTTCGGTATGGCCACGATCTTCGCTGAGGCCACCATGGCCCAGAAGTTCAAGAAGGTCTTGCCGGACGGAAGGGTCACCGGCGGCCCGGTCTACTATATCATGGGGGCGTTTCGTGGAACCTTCGGGAAGGTCCTGGCGACTATGTTTGCGATCTTTGTGATCTTTGCGCTTGGGTTCATGGGCACGGCCGTGCAGTCCAACTCCATTGCCAGCGCATTTCACAATGCCTTCGGCATTCCTTCCATCGTGTTGGGAGTTTTGATGGCTGTCCTGTCGCTGATCGTCTTTCTGGGCGGCGTCAAGCGAATTGCCAAGGTCGCGGAGACAGTCGTGCCGATCATGGCAGCGTTCTACATCCTTGGCGCGCTGATCGTGATCATCGCGAACTTCCAGTACATCCCATATGTCTTCAAGGAGATCGTGGTAGGAGCGTTCTCCCCGCAGTCCGCCAGTGGAGGCGTGGCTGGCGCCACTGTTCAGATCGCCATGAAGAAAGGTGTCGCCCGCGGACTGTTTTCCAACGAGGCGGGTATGGGATCCACCCCGCACGCGCATGCGGTAGCCAAGGTCAAGCATCCGGCGGAGCAGGGTTATGTTGCCATGATGGGTGTATTCATCGACACGTTTATCATCCTGAACCTGACGGCGTTTGTGATCATCATCACCAAGTCTATCACTCCAGACGGTTCTCTGCAGGGGATCGCGCTGACGCAGGAGGCCTTCTCGTCGCTATACGGTGTCTTCGGGCATGTATTCATCGCTATCTGCATGTTCTTCTTTGCATTTTCGACGATCGTGGGCTGGTATTTCTTTGGAGAGGCCAATGTCATCTTCATCTTTGGTGAGAATGCGACCAAGGTCTATGCGGCGCTGGTCTGCGTCTGCGTGGCGCTTGGTTCTCTCGCAGACGTCCAGTTGATCTGGGATATGGCCGATTGCTTCAACGGGCTGATGGTGCTGCCTAACCTGATGGGGCTCCTGTTCCTGTCGGGGACAGTCCTGAAGGTGGCCGCCGAGTATCCGCCGGGCCAACACCCGGATCGCCTGAAATAG
- a CDS encoding nitroreductase family protein, whose protein sequence is MEVMEAIKARYSVRKYAPKKLDEESIQRILEAGRLAPTASNQQLNKHIIVTDEELIQQLVGACKNQKWIATAPAVLVECASGDRTMICGQSARSMDGAIAMSYMTLEAVSLGMQFCWLGWFEPDKVRALLNIPEDYVVIAVAPLGYPAEPGQRSEKKSLEEVTARDRM, encoded by the coding sequence ATGGAAGTAATGGAAGCTATCAAGGCAAGGTATAGTGTACGGAAGTATGCACCGAAGAAACTGGACGAGGAATCGATTCAGCGGATCCTGGAGGCGGGCAGACTTGCACCGACGGCTAGTAATCAACAGCTGAACAAACACATCATAGTAACGGATGAGGAACTAATCCAGCAGCTGGTGGGAGCCTGCAAGAATCAGAAATGGATCGCCACGGCGCCGGCAGTGCTGGTTGAGTGTGCATCCGGAGACAGGACCATGATCTGCGGTCAGAGCGCAAGAAGCATGGATGGCGCTATCGCCATGTCATATATGACGCTGGAGGCAGTTTCCCTGGGGATGCAGTTCTGCTGGCTGGGATGGTTCGAGCCGGATAAGGTGAGGGCGCTTCTGAATATCCCTGAGGATTATGTGGTTATCGCTGTAGCACCGCTGGGGTATCCCGCAGAACCGGGACAGCGGTCAGAGAAGAAGTCCCTGGAGGAAGTGACTGCGAGGGACAGGATGTAA
- a CDS encoding Fic family protein has translation MKSKEYELLKSLYYDHKDEYEALYKARIDSSECVHLNFTIADNPAFFMETPELVKKVLEISRLDKAISQLTNALPGIALKQYINKCLIDEIVITNNIEGVHSTRKEIGEILEDLGGKSDKRFFGLVNKYTALITESYIPINDSKDVRFLYDEMFLSEIIEENPNDKPDGVLFRKDPVDVVDSTQKVIHHGINPEDRIITSMNDAISILNDSSIEPLFRISIFHYLFGYIHPFYNGNGRLNRFISSYYLANTLEPIMGYRLSYTIKENINRYYKSFKIVNEEINKGDITPFIFTYLEFIKESAENLKSGLSERAHRLEVLNEQLPSLPYGKDEKYSQLYYILLQASLFSEIGIPTRELLEYLRISRPTLQKRLNDIDKHNLLITERRDSNKFYQLKLETIMRMTRN, from the coding sequence TTGAAAAGCAAAGAATACGAATTACTTAAAAGTCTATATTATGACCATAAGGATGAATATGAGGCATTGTATAAGGCCAGAATTGATTCGAGCGAATGTGTTCATTTGAATTTTACGATTGCTGATAACCCTGCTTTTTTTATGGAAACACCTGAACTAGTTAAGAAGGTATTGGAGATTTCCAGACTTGATAAAGCTATTTCCCAGTTGACAAATGCTCTTCCGGGTATTGCACTGAAACAGTATATAAATAAATGTTTGATTGATGAGATCGTAATTACAAATAATATTGAGGGTGTCCATAGTACCCGTAAAGAAATTGGTGAAATTCTAGAGGATCTCGGCGGAAAAAGTGATAAAAGATTCTTCGGGCTTGTTAATAAGTATACTGCATTGATCACCGAGAGTTATATTCCTATCAATGACAGTAAAGACGTTCGTTTTCTGTACGATGAGATGTTCCTTTCGGAAATAATTGAAGAAAATCCTAACGATAAACCTGATGGAGTGCTTTTCAGAAAGGATCCAGTAGATGTGGTGGATTCAACCCAGAAGGTAATCCACCACGGTATAAATCCGGAGGATAGGATTATAACAAGCATGAATGACGCTATTAGTATCTTGAACGACTCGAGTATTGAACCTTTATTCCGGATATCAATATTTCACTATTTATTTGGGTATATTCACCCATTCTATAATGGAAACGGGAGATTAAACAGATTTATAAGCAGCTATTATCTTGCAAATACGCTTGAACCAATCATGGGTTATCGCTTGTCATATACGATCAAAGAAAATATCAATAGGTATTATAAGAGTTTTAAAATAGTGAATGAAGAGATTAACAAAGGTGATATAACGCCTTTTATCTTCACATACCTGGAGTTTATAAAAGAATCGGCAGAGAATCTTAAAAGCGGGCTTAGCGAAAGAGCTCACCGTTTGGAAGTATTAAATGAACAACTTCCATCTTTGCCATATGGCAAGGACGAGAAATATAGCCAGTTGTATTACATTTTATTGCAGGCATCATTGTTTTCTGAGATTGGAATCCCAACAAGAGAGCTGTTGGAATACTTGAGAATTTCCAGACCGACCCTGCAAAAGCGTTTGAATGATATTGATAAGCACAATCTGCTAATTACAGAAAGACGTGATTCAAATAAGTTCTACCAGTTAAAACTTGAAACAATAATGCGGATGACCAGGAATTAA
- a CDS encoding VanZ family protein, with the protein MKHIFSRPQFHILLTILMMAFIFLQSALPGHVSGAESNLIVRVLSGLLDAEPGQVGFVVRKGAHFAEYLVLGMCLLVNVWDCRENLRRKPGLDAGLAWALGTLYAMTDEFHQLFVPGRSGELRDVCIDAAGVLCGVVVMRLMRRRKGGMDRG; encoded by the coding sequence ATGAAACACATTTTCTCACGTCCGCAATTTCATATCCTTCTCACCATCTTGATGATGGCGTTTATCTTCCTGCAGTCGGCCCTGCCGGGGCACGTGTCGGGGGCAGAGAGCAACCTGATCGTCAGGGTGCTCTCCGGGCTGCTGGACGCGGAGCCAGGGCAGGTAGGCTTTGTGGTGCGAAAAGGGGCGCACTTCGCGGAGTACCTCGTCCTGGGGATGTGCCTGCTGGTGAACGTCTGGGACTGTCGCGAGAACCTTCGCCGCAAGCCGGGGCTGGACGCTGGGCTCGCCTGGGCGCTGGGCACGCTGTACGCCATGACGGATGAGTTTCACCAGTTGTTCGTGCCGGGCCGGAGCGGCGAGCTGCGAGACGTGTGCATCGACGCGGCGGGTGTGCTGTGCGGTGTGGTGGTGATGCGGCTGATGAGGCGGCGAAAAGGGGGGATGGATCGTGGATGA
- a CDS encoding glycosyltransferase, with protein MNDCREKKPKVSLIIPVYNVLAFLDHCLDSVLSQTFKDVEIIVIDDGSTDGGGRLCDAYAERDVRIQVFHTENRGLSAARNLGLEKATGDYVAFLDSDDWIEEDFLQRMVETAESYDSDIVCCRYSYDYRGHKEDSQEYRDLLLHAGDDIMLAFLTKPYIGNVAWNKLYRRALFSDIRYPEGRYYEDIATTYRLMMKAERVVCIPEVLVHYRVRAGSICRSYDLMNMSDYWWAYRKCYKDLCRYSEKYGTLAVGPCMNAIGYMWLWYSRFTREEKKSAKPVLKEMQRFAAEHRRELLCNDRAKKKQKFFCMCAMTTDPVFMRGLYVMNRVYRRVKRRDMGMY; from the coding sequence ATGAATGACTGCCGAGAGAAAAAACCGAAAGTATCACTTATCATTCCGGTATATAATGTATTGGCTTTTCTTGACCATTGTCTGGACAGCGTTTTGTCGCAAACATTCAAGGACGTTGAGATTATCGTTATAGACGATGGATCGACAGATGGGGGCGGAAGGCTTTGTGATGCATATGCGGAGAGGGATGTCAGAATCCAGGTGTTCCATACGGAGAATCGTGGACTCTCGGCTGCGCGGAACCTCGGACTGGAGAAAGCGACTGGTGACTACGTCGCATTCCTGGATAGCGATGACTGGATAGAGGAGGACTTCCTCCAGCGAATGGTTGAAACTGCAGAGTCATATGATTCCGATATCGTATGTTGTCGCTATAGCTATGATTATCGCGGACATAAGGAGGATTCTCAAGAGTATAGGGATCTGCTTCTCCACGCCGGGGATGACATCATGCTGGCCTTTTTGACAAAGCCGTACATCGGTAACGTGGCATGGAATAAACTGTACAGGAGGGCTTTGTTCTCAGACATCAGATACCCCGAGGGACGGTATTACGAAGACATTGCCACGACCTATCGACTGATGATGAAAGCGGAGCGGGTCGTGTGCATCCCGGAGGTACTGGTGCACTACAGGGTCAGGGCTGGCAGCATATGCAGATCCTACGACTTGATGAATATGAGCGACTACTGGTGGGCGTATCGCAAGTGCTACAAGGATCTGTGCCGATACTCTGAAAAGTACGGGACGCTGGCGGTGGGGCCATGTATGAACGCAATCGGATATATGTGGCTGTGGTATTCCAGATTCACCAGAGAAGAAAAGAAAAGCGCCAAGCCTGTGCTGAAGGAGATGCAGCGGTTCGCCGCGGAACACAGGCGGGAGTTGTTATGCAATGATCGGGCCAAGAAGAAGCAAAAGTTCTTCTGCATGTGCGCGATGACGACGGATCCTGTATTCATGCGGGGACTGTATGTTATGAATCGGGTGTATAGAAGAGTGAAGCGGAGAGATATGGGGATGTATTGA